The genome window GCACATTTTCCTTCAGACAAAATAGCAACCACACATGGAACCAAATCACCATGTCATCAACATCAATCAGTGCTTTCTCCACAAACAAAGTTTATATTTTGGGTATCGATTAAAGTAGGCTATTGTATGCGCTTCTGAAAATAACCTAAATTACTTTGTAGAACCTGATCAACaagattgtttgttttttgggtTTTTTTTGCGGGTATTCATGTGGCATCAGGAGCTATTTGATTAGACAAAGGAAGTAGGTAACGAAATCTATATAATGTTGAACACACCCAAATGTAAAATGAAACATACCCTTCTCCCCGGTCTGAGCCGTGATGAAATTGCTGGCCAGTATGTGAGGGGTGTATGGAGGCTCTATGAGGTGGCCCGTTCCAGGGTAGGACAGCACAGTGAGGAGGTGGCTGTTCCCTGCACTCTCCATCATTTGCTTCATCTACACAACAAAAAGAAGAGGACAAAGTTGTATGTAAGACATACAAATAAGACAGCATAAGACATCCATCCCACAAAGTCAACGTTTAAATGTTATGAGATTTTCCAACCCCCCAGATTTAGCTCACAAAGTGCCCTAATCTATAAATATTATCATTATTCATATAACTATTATCATAAATAACACGAGTCAAATAGAGATTTTAAGACTTAAAGACCTATAAGGATGTATAGGACTCACATCTTCTGCTGACTCTGACGCTGGCCAGTTCTGGTCATCCTCCCCAACGATCAGCAGAAGAGGACATTTGAGTTGCCCCAACTACGGTCGTGACACAACACAACATTCGCCGAATAGAAACAGACTCTTAAGGCAGTATAGCCTACCATAACATCACATGGCAAAAGTGGAAATAATAATCTAGCTTGATATCTCACATCCACTTTCTTTGAGGGGTCTGTTGGAATGGGCAGGATCAGATCCCGCCAGATGACTCGATTTTCCTCATCGTAGCGAGTGTTCCCCACGTTTCTGTGTGCAAGCGAAGACCGCCATAATCGTTGGATGTGTAAAGGGTGAGGTCGAGTCCCCTTTTTTTGGTATTGGAACGAGCGGACACTTACTTCTTGATCTCTGCAAACACATCAGCTAGGGATCCTTTGACGGGCTGGACATGGCTCCCACTCACACAGACCAAACACCTGGGCTGGGAAGGACAGCAAGGTTCACTAACGTGTCGGCATAGAAACACGCATGCAAGTCCCAGGGCCCTGTTGTTTTAAGCGCGTCGAAGGTTCATGCCACTCGAGAAGAGCTTCGCACTTCACACTTGGGTGCCCAATTTACGCACATTCATTTTGATGAACACAGCAGACATGTTCATTCTTTCCCACCTCGATCAGATCGGAGTACACAGCCATTCCAAGTGCCACTGAGGTGCCAAAGGACAGGCCCAGTATGCCAACTCTGTCTGCACACACTAGAGGATGCTGCTGAAGAGCGTTGAATGCAGCCTGGGTTTACATGGGAACATAAGTTAAATGTGTTATATATCTGTTAGTTTTATATACTATATACTGTTAAGTATATAGTATTTTTATATACTTAACCATTATTATGATTATGATTGAATAGTGGGTTGGCTGTATTGTTACATCTCTATCATATAGTATCAGTTCACAATAATAAAGTAGTGTTGTGTAGGtaagctgctgaatgtaacttGGACAAGGTGTGTTGGTATGGAAGAGGTCAATGAACCTCTAAACAATATAAAAAAGTGAAATTGCCCTCAGACTGAGGGCTACCATTTTATGTGCTCATTCTTCTACGGTGAAGTTAAATGATTGAATAGTTAGTAGATAGAATAGTTGATATTTTCCACTACATAATTTATTCTAAACTTAGGTCAAGTGTCATGATTGATTTACCATTATATTGATATAATACAGTTGTACTTTTCCCATAAAGGGGATCAGCAGGAAGCTGTCTAACACTGTAATTACATGACAGACTGGCTTCTCATACCTCAAAGTATGCGTTCCCAACATTTCTGGAGGAGCTGTCTGCTGTTTTGATGGTGATGTACTCGAGGGCCAGAGAGACAAAGCCTCGAGAAGCTAGGAGGGCAGAGCGGTACTCcaccagacccccccctcctccccacaagTCCAACAGGGCGGGGAAGGGCCCAGGTCCtggaaaaataaacaaacaataaacaaatcatCTTCTTTGGATTCGGGTTGGAGGATCCCTCCAACAAACAAATGTAACTTTGTGTACAGCATCTAAATATGCCAAAGAATGTTATTGAAAATAGCACATTATCGTGCTTGAGGTGCTTAAGAAAGTCATTAAATAAATATTGCAAACCTGGAGGCAGGAAGAGGGTCCCTCTGACTGCTCCCTCAGTGAAGACGACCCGGCTGACCCCAGGTGCCATGTACCAGCGCTCCACGACCACACTGGCCAGCACGGCCCGCTCTCCGAAGCCCTGGCTCACGTGGCCTTTGTACACAGAGATGCGGACTAACAGAGGAGTGTGgacctctttcttcctcaaccTGCAGTGAAAATACTGGATTTATTCATCTGCTGTGTTTCTATTGGTTGACAATACTTAGTGGAGACGATCTTTTAAAAAGTTCTAGGAATGTATCATGTTTACCTTAGTCCAGGTCGACTGCCTGGTACTGGCCTTAGACTCCATAGAAGACCCATTGGTTCAACGCCATCATATGTCCCTCCCAAGCTTGCATCATTGGCACCTATAAGAAAGGCGAGGTTATTTGCAGACCTACTGATGAAGGTCAGAATGCCAGTTTCAAACTATTTACCAGTTTTTATAATTGAATAATGGTACTGTGGAGGAATGAAATCTATACTGCTACTTCAATGCTGCTATTTCATATGTTCTATGTCTCtgttgaataaaaaaataatcaaTACCTCAGATACAAAATGTGTAATGACAATGCTGAACATATATTCCCAATAATGCTCCAGATATAATAAGTAATGATAATGATGAACTTATATTCTAAATGTATGATTATGCACCAagatgtgactgtgtctgtgaaagTGAGAAATAGGCCTTGCTTAGGAGAGTATCTTTTAGTGAGGAGGAGATCAACAGACCTTTGGACTGCACACTAACTCCAATTGGGACCTAATAGGATGAGCACATCCCCTCCCCACTGTCTTCTGACCAATGACCTAACAAACACCTCCCTCTCATGGGGGTACAAGACCTGTGTGCCCTGCTCAGGTCTAACAGGATTTGGACTGGGCAGAACTCTCTCTGACTTCTGTCAAGACTATTCTCACGAGGGCCTTCATTTACTCTACTCTGTGAAGTGAGACTGGTAACATTGACTGGTATCACTGATCTGGACTGAGACACCTTGGTGTGTTGTATTCATTGTTTGATTGCATCATTTCTTATCTATAAACTACACAGAACTTGGACTGGCATTTAAGATGTATTCTTCTCCACTCAAATTAAAACATACTCTACAGTACACATAGTCAAATGTCATACCGTTCACCAGTCCCGAAGCATCGCTAACATAGTGTCCAAACGATTCCCAAAAGTCACCGTCGTCTGAATGGATCTGCGCGTGCAATGTGATCTGTTGAATGGGTGGCAAACTACTGACTTGTACCCTGAACTTTTCATCCACGAGCCCTCTGGATGGGTCAACCGACAGCAAAGGACACGGTGTTATTCCGGCCATTCTGTCGAACAAAACAAGATTTACTTTGTTGGTAAATTTGACAAACAATGCATAATGCCTGCATAGGCTACTGTGCGTTAACTTACTATGTTTCGTACCAGTAGCGCGAGACAGTTTGGACTTGTTCACTAATAACAAGGCAGTGGGGTCAAAGTTTAGGTTTATAGCCTACTGCACGTCATCGCGGTAGCGAGACGGTGATAAAATGTCAGGAAGTTATGGTGGTACAATAGTACAACAGACACGTTCGCATTAGCAGTAGGTATGCTAATCCAGACACTGCTAGCATAGAATTGTACAATGGCAAATTACCATGAAGCTCACCGTTGCATTTTTGTGCATATTTACCTCAAAGAAAAAACAGCTTTTCTAgtcattttgtgtttgtgttttttatggggaagggggggggtgttctgttCAAAGATAGGCAGCTACAAAACATTTTTAGCCGCGCTCCCCTCAAAATCTCATTTTGGCAATACAATTTACAGTAAGTGTCCAAGTAGCGCCCGGACTTCTCATACTACGATTGCGTTTTTTTAAGAGTGCTTGAATGACAAGTTTAAGTTTGTTTGTGACACTTCCAGCCTGTGCTTCATACAAATGCTGAAGTTCTAGCCAGAGCCATATTTTTCTGTGGCTCTGGTTCTAGCAAGACTAAGAGTTGACTTCTTCTTTGCATTCTGATTGGCGTGTCGCATCCAACTGGTTGAAGCAAACACCGCCACCTATTGTTCTGGAATGTGTGGCCTGTCACGACCTACCTTGCTATAATGTATTCTCCTTCACAACCCGCAGTGTGCTTAAAAGAACAGACTCAAATCTTCCACACCTGATCCCACCTTTCTCCTCTCGCACCACACCACTAAGTTACAATCCCCGTCCAACCTCTCCGACCTTCTCATACAACCTTTCCCTTTCAATGTCATTCACCTCACATTCAGTACATGCTCGAcagtctcctccaccctgcatcCTTCATACAATGCAGCCCTGTAGGCCTAGTACACAACCTATTCCATACTACTTCCTCCCTCCAACACCTCAGTACCACCCCTTCTCCCCTAACACAACTGTTCACCCGAAATAAACCCCTTcctagatcaacacttgtattattgtttttgttgattttatgtaaagcactttgagctgcaattcttgtatgaaaagtgctatataaataaagtcttacttacttacttacttcctAGAGCTATCATCCCCCTGCTTTTGCCAGAGTGCCGTACCTGCCA of Osmerus mordax isolate fOsmMor3 chromosome 4, fOsmMor3.pri, whole genome shotgun sequence contains these proteins:
- the LOC136941686 gene encoding bile acid-CoA:amino acid N-acyltransferase-like isoform X1, which gives rise to MAGITPCPLLSVDPSRGLVDEKFRVQVSSLPPIQQITLHAQIHSDDGDFWESFGHYVSDASGLVNGANDASLGGTYDGVEPMGLLWSLRPVPGSRPGLRLRKKEVHTPLLVRISVYKGHVSQGFGERAVLASVVVERWYMAPGVSRVVFTEGAVRGTLFLPPGPGPFPALLDLWGGGGGLVEYRSALLASRGFVSLALEYITIKTADSSSRNVGNAYFEAAFNALQQHPLVCADRVGILGLSFGTSVALGMAVYSDLIEPRCLVCVSGSHVQPVKGSLADVFAEIKKNVGNTRYDEENRVIWRDLILPIPTDPSKKVDLGQLKCPLLLIVGEDDQNWPASESAEDMKQMMESAGNSHLLTVLSYPGTGHLIEPPYTPHILASNFITAQTGEKVMVLWGGKTVPHSFAQEDSWRKTLDFLNEHLYRST
- the LOC136941686 gene encoding acyl-coenzyme A thioesterase 2, mitochondrial-like isoform X3 — protein: MAGITPCPLLSVDPSRGLVDEKFRVQVSSLPPIQQITLHAQIHSDDGDFWESFGHYVSDASGLVNGANDASLGGTYDGVEPMGLLWSLRPVPGSRPGLRLRKKEVHTPLLVRISVYKGHVSQGFGERAVLASVVVERWYMAPGVSRVVFTEGAVRGTLFLPPGPGPFPALLDLWGGGGGLVEYRSALLASRGFVSLALEYITIKTADSSSRNVGNAYFEAAFNALQQHPLVCADRVGILGLSFGTSVALGMAVYSDLIEPRCLVCVSGSHVQPVKGSLADVFAEIKKNVGNTRYDEENRVIWRDLILPIPTDPSKKVDLGQLKCPLLLIVGEDDQNWPASESAEDMKQMMESAGNSHLLTVLSYPGTGHLIEPPYTPHILASNFITAQTGEKDCPLGV
- the LOC136941686 gene encoding bile acid-CoA:amino acid N-acyltransferase-like isoform X2, whose amino-acid sequence is MAGITPCPLLSVDPSRGLVDEKFRVQVSSLPPIQQITLHAQIHSDDGDFWESFGHYVSDASGLVNGANDASLGGTYDGVEPMGLLWSLRPVPGSRPGLRLRKKEVHTPLLVRISVYKGHVSQGFGERAVLASVVVERWYMAPGVSRVVFTEGAVRGTLFLPPGPGPFPALLDLWGGGGGLVEYRSALLASRGFVSLALEYITIKTADSSSRNVGNAYFEAAFNALQQHPLVCADRVGILGLSFGTSVALGMAVYSDLIEPRCLVCVSGSHVQPVKGSLADVFAEIKKNVGNTRYDEENRVIWRDLILPIPTDPSKKVDNWPASESAEDMKQMMESAGNSHLLTVLSYPGTGHLIEPPYTPHILASNFITAQTGEKVMVLWGGKTVPHSFAQEDSWRKTLDFLNEHLYRST